Proteins co-encoded in one Blastocatellia bacterium genomic window:
- a CDS encoding FG-GAP-like repeat-containing protein produces the protein MLTLSLSCGAQREQRSTPPPDREEAYRANNLGVALLEQYKYKPAAEAFQRALRIDPKLAIVRLNLSIALFYDRDWVGAAREAKVAAELMPNAAQPHYILALVARAQNQPEQALAAFRRVLQRDPRDVATNVNIGQIYLQQGKHAEAISYLRTAYDAEPYHATAAYNLALALLRTGQREQGQRLMQQFEQIRAGGYGTTLGQNYLEQGRYAEAIVSTGAEPELVDRAVPNVTLTEATHRFLPQPETTALPGKSPAVAPLFGRQFQADEFNPAAKRQLIAEFNGSVTLLDYDRDGDLDVCDLSPTNLRLYRNDGSALVDVTASSGLATADSNAINIGAVAGDYDNDLKPDLFVLRYGGNALYRNEGGGRFADVTAAAEIPSYPYLALSAAFADVDHDGDLDLFIAGFVDLNKPAANKSRLIFPDDFAAAPNMLLRNLGNGRFADITTMANVAGSQQRAVAVVPTDYDNRRDIDLLVLNYGSAPALLANRRDYSFRDVARDVGLTTSDAFVCVAAGDTNKDNFTDFFFGRLESPGLFITSDGQGRFVTSVAPDSSAGASAAQFFDYDNDGLLDLIVCAHGRLRVLRNLGSEWMDVSDRAVDAKFAPIPQSPHPRGFASGDLDSDGDTDLMARWPGGTLRIARNEGGNRHPSLRIHLTGRVSNRSGVATKIEVRAGSLRQKLETYAAVPAPAPADVLLGLGRRQAADVVRLIWPAGIVQAETEIPSTAAGPALVSVTELDRKPSSCPYLYTWNGERFEFVTDFLGGGEMGYSIGPGRWNYPDPVEYVRIRYDQLKPRQGRYELRVTNELEEVLYLDQLHLIAVAHPATVQVYPNEGMTAVPRPFRLWIAKEARPPAAAMDQHGHDVLARVLHVDRQYPDDFRLLPIRGYAEEHTLTLDLGQLSFNRTLLLLTGWTDYAFSSDNVAAHQAGLSLKPPSLQVKDRDGQWQTVIADIGIPVGRPQTIVLDLTDKFLSSSRELRITTNMRIYWDQILVATSDDAISTRTIRLDPVAAELRWRGFSEPLTPDGKQPLLYDYDRVSPDSPWKTPTGWYTREGDVRELLRQTDDLFVISRPGDEIALSFDATKLPPLPDGWLYTFLLYADGFSKEMDINSASPDHVWPLPFHGMSAYPYAPPESYPMTKERRAILERYNTRLVTKPLPSLLAQRPP, from the coding sequence ATGCTCACCCTGAGCCTCTCCTGCGGCGCGCAGCGCGAGCAACGTTCAACCCCGCCGCCAGACCGAGAGGAAGCTTATCGCGCCAATAATCTCGGCGTCGCCCTGCTGGAACAATACAAATACAAGCCGGCAGCCGAAGCGTTTCAACGCGCGCTCAGGATTGATCCGAAACTGGCGATAGTTCGTCTCAACCTGAGCATTGCTCTGTTTTATGATCGCGACTGGGTCGGCGCCGCGCGTGAGGCCAAGGTAGCCGCTGAATTGATGCCCAACGCAGCTCAGCCTCATTACATATTGGCGCTTGTGGCGCGCGCTCAGAATCAACCGGAGCAGGCCCTGGCCGCTTTCCGTCGCGTCCTGCAACGAGACCCACGCGATGTGGCCACGAACGTGAACATCGGGCAAATCTACTTGCAACAGGGCAAGCATGCCGAAGCAATATCCTACCTCCGCACGGCGTATGATGCTGAACCGTACCACGCCACGGCGGCCTACAATCTGGCGCTCGCCCTGCTGCGCACCGGCCAACGCGAGCAAGGTCAACGCCTGATGCAGCAGTTTGAACAGATTCGCGCGGGCGGGTATGGCACGACGCTCGGCCAGAATTATCTGGAGCAAGGCCGCTACGCCGAAGCGATCGTCTCGACGGGCGCTGAACCTGAGCTGGTGGATCGCGCTGTCCCGAACGTCACGTTGACGGAAGCTACTCATCGCTTTCTGCCTCAACCGGAGACGACAGCGCTGCCGGGAAAGTCGCCGGCTGTTGCCCCGCTCTTCGGGCGTCAATTCCAAGCGGACGAGTTCAACCCGGCAGCCAAGCGTCAGTTGATCGCCGAATTCAATGGGAGCGTCACGCTACTTGACTACGACCGCGATGGCGACCTGGATGTTTGTGATCTCTCGCCAACCAATCTACGCTTGTATCGCAACGACGGCAGCGCGCTGGTTGACGTGACCGCTTCGTCGGGATTGGCTACAGCCGATTCCAACGCAATCAACATCGGGGCGGTCGCCGGCGACTACGACAATGATTTGAAACCTGATCTGTTTGTCCTGCGCTATGGCGGCAACGCGCTCTATCGCAACGAGGGCGGTGGCCGGTTCGCTGATGTGACGGCCGCTGCCGAGATTCCTTCGTATCCGTATCTAGCGTTGTCGGCTGCATTCGCCGATGTGGATCATGACGGTGATCTGGATTTGTTCATCGCCGGTTTCGTTGACCTGAACAAACCGGCCGCTAACAAATCGCGCCTCATCTTCCCTGATGATTTCGCCGCTGCGCCGAACATGCTGTTACGCAACTTGGGCAACGGGCGGTTTGCTGACATCACGACAATGGCGAACGTCGCCGGCTCGCAGCAACGCGCTGTGGCCGTTGTGCCGACCGATTACGACAATCGTCGCGATATTGACTTACTAGTCCTGAATTACGGCAGCGCCCCGGCGTTGCTGGCCAATCGTCGTGATTATTCATTTCGCGATGTGGCGCGTGATGTTGGCTTAACAACCTCCGATGCGTTCGTGTGCGTGGCTGCCGGCGACACGAACAAAGACAACTTCACCGACTTCTTTTTTGGGCGTCTGGAATCGCCTGGCCTGTTTATCACCAGCGATGGGCAGGGCCGTTTTGTCACCAGCGTTGCCCCCGACAGCTCGGCTGGCGCAAGCGCCGCCCAATTTTTTGATTATGACAATGACGGACTTTTGGACCTGATCGTGTGCGCGCATGGGCGGCTGCGCGTGCTGCGTAATCTGGGCAGCGAATGGATGGACGTTAGTGATCGCGCCGTAGATGCCAAGTTTGCTCCAATACCTCAGTCGCCTCATCCGCGCGGCTTCGCCTCAGGCGATTTAGACAGTGACGGCGACACGGATCTGATGGCGCGATGGCCTGGCGGCACACTGCGCATTGCTCGCAATGAAGGCGGGAACCGTCACCCATCGTTGCGTATTCACCTGACCGGTCGCGTCAGCAACCGTAGCGGTGTGGCCACCAAAATCGAAGTGCGAGCCGGCAGCCTCAGGCAAAAACTGGAAACCTACGCTGCCGTGCCTGCGCCAGCGCCGGCTGATGTTCTGCTGGGTTTGGGGCGGCGCCAAGCGGCCGACGTCGTGCGGCTGATTTGGCCTGCCGGCATCGTTCAAGCCGAAACGGAGATACCATCAACCGCCGCAGGCCCTGCCTTGGTGTCAGTCACAGAACTTGATCGCAAGCCGTCTTCATGTCCTTACCTCTACACGTGGAATGGCGAGCGATTTGAATTTGTCACCGACTTTTTGGGTGGCGGCGAGATGGGCTACTCCATCGGGCCGGGGCGCTGGAATTATCCTGATCCGGTCGAATATGTTCGTATCCGCTACGATCAGCTCAAACCGCGCCAAGGACGCTACGAGCTTCGCGTCACCAATGAATTGGAAGAAGTGCTCTACCTTGACCAGTTACATTTGATTGCCGTCGCGCATCCGGCTACCGTGCAGGTCTACCCGAACGAAGGGATGACAGCCGTGCCGCGCCCGTTCAGATTATGGATCGCCAAGGAGGCTCGCCCGCCGGCCGCTGCCATGGATCAGCACGGCCATGATGTGTTAGCGCGAGTGCTTCACGTTGATCGCCAGTACCCTGATGATTTCCGATTGCTGCCGATTCGTGGCTATGCTGAAGAACACACGTTGACGCTTGATCTAGGCCAGTTGAGTTTCAATCGAACTTTACTGCTGCTGACCGGCTGGACCGATTACGCCTTTTCCAGCGATAACGTGGCAGCGCATCAAGCTGGGTTGAGCTTGAAACCGCCGTCGCTCCAGGTCAAAGACAGGGACGGTCAATGGCAAACCGTCATAGCCGACATCGGCATACCAGTGGGTCGGCCGCAGACGATTGTGCTCGACCTGACTGACAAATTCCTTTCCTCAAGCCGCGAACTTCGCATTACCACAAACATGCGCATTTACTGGGACCAAATTCTCGTGGCCACGTCTGACGACGCGATATCCACACGCACGATCCGGCTTGATCCGGTAGCAGCCGAGCTGCGTTGGCGTGGCTTTTCGGAGCCGCTGACGCCAGACGGCAAACAACCGCTTCTGTACGATTACGACCGCGTTTCACCCGATTCGCCCTGGAAAACGCCGACAGGCTGGTATACACGCGAAGGCGATGTGCGCGAGTTGTTGCGTCAAACCGATGACCTGTTTGTGATTTCACGGCCTGGTGATGAGATCGCCCTCTCGTTCGATGCTACCAAGCTGCCGCCACTGCCGGATGGCTGGCTGTATACGTTCTTGCTGTACGCCGACGGCTTTAGCAAGGAAATGGACATCAACTCGGCCAGCCCTGACCACGTCTGGCCACTGCCGTTTCATGGCATGAGCGCATATCCGTATGCGCCGCCTGAATCATATCCGATGACCAAAGAGCGCCGCGCCATCCTGGAGCGATACAACACGCGGCTGGTGACGAAGCCATTGCCTTCGTTGCTGGCCCAACGCCCGCCCTAA
- a CDS encoding CRTAC1 family protein, producing MIGFFYKHRVGIKHHLQPALHQAKPTYATERRACRGSGATVLGNPLLWVFVMAGLSVLLAAGCSRDTRSVINTVNTPPSAVVEQPAEPSESQPSEQPRPSGPIEFADVTTAAGIRFRHHSGAFGKKYLPETLGSGCAFLDYNNDGWQDILLINSMSWPGHKKAKSFSALYRNNQDGSFTNVTVQAGLAVEMYAMGCAIADYDNDGFVDIYITCLGPNRLFRNLGNGRFKDVTATAGVDDPGFSTSAMWFDYDKDGRLDLFICNYVEWTIETDLFCTLDGTNKSYCTPESYTGQSPTLYRNKGNGTFENVTQQAGLFDPTCKSLGVAMLDYDEDGWMDVFVANDTQPNKLYRNNGNGTFTDVALTAGVAFNEQGVARAGMGVDAADYDGSGRASLVIGNFSTEMMALYHNEGSGLFVDEAPSSTIGRVSLLSLTFACFFFDYDLDGWLDIFAANGHVADDIEAIQPQIRYAQPAHVFRNLGKKRFEAVTQKLGRALQRPMVGRGAAYADYDNDGDLDLLITINNGPARLLRNENGNQNNMLRIKTVGVTSNRDGIGAKVIVKREGGPPLWNLVKTGSSYCSQSELPLTFGLGQAERALRIEVIWPTGRRETIPETKANQFITIQEGKGIISAQPIQFVHPTASGAATGSKPAKS from the coding sequence GTGTTCGTCATGGCCGGCCTGAGCGTCCTGCTGGCCGCCGGTTGTTCGCGGGATACGCGATCCGTCATCAACACGGTCAATACGCCGCCATCGGCAGTCGTTGAACAACCGGCCGAACCATCTGAGTCACAGCCATCGGAACAGCCACGCCCCTCCGGTCCCATCGAATTTGCCGACGTTACCACGGCAGCCGGCATTCGCTTCAGGCATCATAGCGGCGCCTTCGGCAAGAAGTACCTGCCGGAAACGCTCGGCTCAGGCTGCGCGTTTCTTGACTACAATAATGACGGCTGGCAAGACATTTTGCTGATTAACTCGATGAGCTGGCCGGGCCATAAGAAAGCAAAATCGTTCTCGGCCCTCTATCGCAATAATCAAGACGGCAGCTTCACGAACGTCACCGTTCAAGCCGGATTGGCAGTGGAAATGTACGCAATGGGCTGCGCGATTGCCGACTACGATAACGACGGATTCGTTGACATCTACATCACCTGCCTCGGCCCCAATCGCCTGTTTCGTAACCTTGGCAACGGCAGATTCAAGGATGTGACAGCCACAGCGGGCGTGGATGATCCTGGTTTTTCCACCAGCGCAATGTGGTTCGATTACGACAAAGACGGTCGCCTTGATTTGTTCATCTGCAACTACGTGGAATGGACGATTGAGACCGACCTGTTTTGCACACTGGACGGCACGAATAAATCCTATTGCACGCCCGAATCATACACCGGTCAAAGCCCCACACTTTATCGCAACAAAGGAAATGGCACCTTTGAAAATGTGACCCAACAAGCTGGCCTGTTTGACCCCACCTGTAAGTCGCTCGGCGTGGCCATGCTTGATTACGACGAGGATGGGTGGATGGATGTGTTCGTCGCTAACGATACGCAACCAAACAAACTCTACCGCAATAATGGCAATGGCACGTTCACCGATGTGGCGCTGACCGCCGGCGTGGCCTTCAACGAACAAGGCGTTGCCCGCGCCGGCATGGGCGTTGATGCAGCCGATTACGACGGTTCAGGCCGCGCCAGTCTGGTCATCGGCAATTTTTCCACCGAAATGATGGCGCTCTATCACAACGAAGGGTCCGGTCTGTTTGTTGACGAAGCGCCGAGTTCAACTATTGGCCGGGTTTCGCTGCTCTCATTGACGTTCGCCTGCTTCTTCTTCGACTATGATCTGGACGGATGGCTCGATATTTTTGCAGCCAACGGCCACGTCGCCGATGACATTGAAGCCATTCAACCGCAAATCCGATATGCGCAGCCAGCGCACGTCTTCCGCAATCTTGGGAAGAAGCGCTTTGAGGCCGTCACCCAGAAACTAGGTCGCGCGTTGCAACGACCGATGGTTGGCCGCGGCGCAGCCTACGCCGATTATGACAACGACGGCGACCTCGATTTGCTCATCACGATCAACAATGGTCCAGCTCGCTTGCTGCGCAACGAAAACGGCAATCAAAACAACATGCTGCGCATCAAAACCGTTGGCGTCACCAGCAATCGCGACGGTATTGGCGCCAAAGTCATCGTCAAACGTGAAGGCGGCCCTCCGCTTTGGAACCTCGTCAAAACCGGCTCCAGTTATTGCTCACAGAGCGAGCTGCCATTGACGTTCGGACTGGGTCAAGCAGAACGAGCGTTGCGCATCGAGGTCATCTGGCCAACGGGGCGTCGCGAGACGATCCCTGAAACCAAGGCGAATCAGTTCATCACTATCCAAGAAGGCAAAGGGATCATCTCAGCTCAACCCATCCAGTTCGTTCATCCGACCGCATCCGGCGCGGCCACTGGAAGCAAACCGGCCAAAAGCTAA